One window of the Nycticebus coucang isolate mNycCou1 unplaced genomic scaffold, mNycCou1.pri scaffold_85, whole genome shotgun sequence genome contains the following:
- the LOC128579613 gene encoding p53 apoptosis effector related to PMP-22-like has product MLCCGLACERCRWILPLLLLSAIAFDILALSGRGWLQSSDHIQTSSLWWRCFHEGGGSGSYDNGCQSLMDFAWGRAAAATLFCGFIILVICFILSFFAVCGPQMLVFLRVIGGLLALAAVFQIISLIIYPVKYTQTFNLHANPAVTYIYNWAYGFGWAATIILIGCSFFFCCLPNYQDDFLGNAKPRYFYPPA; this is encoded by the coding sequence ATGCTGTGCTGCGGCCTGGCCTGCGAGCGCTGCAGGTGGATCCTGCCGCTGCTCCTGCTCAGCGCCATCGCCTTCGACATCCTCGCGCTGTCTGGCCGCGGCTGGCTGCAATCCAGCGACCACATCCAGACGTCCTCGCTGTGGTGGAGATGCTTCCATGAGGGCGGCGGCAGCGGGTCCTACGACAATGGCTGCCAGAGCCTGATGGACTTCGCATGGGGAAGAGCAGCCGCCGCCACGCTCTTCTGTGGCTTTATCATCCTGGTGATCTGCTTCATCTTGTCCTTCTTTGCCGTCTGTGGACCCCAGATGCTTGTCTTCCTGAGAGTGATCGGAGGCCTGCTGGCCCTGGCTGCTGTGTTCCAGATCATCTCACTGATAATTTACCCTGTGAAGTACACGCAGACCTTTAACCTTCACGCCAACCCGGCTGTCACCTACATCTATAACTGGGCCTACGGCTTTGGGTGGGCAGCCACCATTATCCTGATCGGTTGCTCCTTCTTCTTTTGCTGCCTCCCCAACTACCAAGACGACTTTCTGGGCAACGCCAAGCCCAGGTACTTCTACCCACCCGCCTAA